In one Parageobacillus genomosp. 1 genomic region, the following are encoded:
- the nusB gene encoding transcription antitermination factor NusB: MKRHEAREKALQALFQVDVGRIPPDEALQNVTEGKAADPFLQQLVYGVVEHQQEIDELLRANLEKWTLERVANVDRAILRMATYEMKYVDDVPVNVSLDEAVELAKKFGDTKSGSFVNGVLSKVKDALHIQE; the protein is encoded by the coding sequence ATGAAACGGCATGAAGCGCGGGAAAAGGCGCTGCAGGCATTGTTCCAAGTCGATGTAGGCCGCATCCCTCCGGACGAGGCGCTGCAAAACGTGACGGAAGGGAAAGCAGCGGATCCGTTTTTGCAGCAGCTTGTGTATGGCGTGGTGGAACATCAGCAAGAAATTGACGAATTGTTGCGCGCCAACTTGGAAAAATGGACGTTAGAGCGGGTGGCGAATGTCGACCGCGCGATTTTGCGGATGGCTACCTATGAAATGAAATATGTCGATGATGTTCCTGTCAATGTGAGCCTAGATGAGGCCGTTGAATTAGCTAAAAAATTTGGCGATACGAAATCTGGGAGTTTTGTCAACGGTGTGCTTTCGAAAGTAAAAGATGCATTGCATATTCAAGAATAA
- the spoIIIAF gene encoding stage III sporulation protein AF translates to MQFVTEWITNILIFILFATIIDFLLPSSNMQKYVKMAVGLILLLLMLSPILQLLSIHPDRLVASAISSLSEKGNEQEMIKNEMEMKKKEIQASQRAYILEQMAVQMKKQVDGELMKEYGLSVEDVSLQIKEKEDLQIPRDIETIEVVLSQKETSKGIEPVVIDTSKPVHSPDSDLQLEKELRTFLASKWEVDENKIAVLVKGREWGDARAH, encoded by the coding sequence ATGCAATTTGTGACGGAATGGATCACCAATATTCTTATTTTTATTTTATTTGCGACCATCATTGATTTTCTGCTTCCCTCTAGTAACATGCAGAAGTATGTAAAAATGGCAGTGGGACTCATTTTGCTGTTGCTCATGCTATCGCCAATTTTACAGCTGCTGTCCATCCATCCTGACCGTCTCGTCGCGTCTGCCATATCCAGTCTATCGGAAAAGGGGAATGAACAAGAGATGATAAAAAATGAAATGGAAATGAAGAAAAAAGAAATACAAGCCTCACAACGTGCATATATTTTAGAACAAATGGCTGTCCAGATGAAAAAACAGGTAGATGGGGAGTTGATGAAGGAATATGGATTAAGTGTGGAAGACGTCTCTCTGCAAATAAAAGAAAAAGAGGATTTACAAATTCCGAGAGACATTGAAACGATTGAAGTAGTGCTTTCCCAAAAGGAGACTTCGAAAGGGATCGAGCCTGTAGTAATTGACACATCAAAGCCAGTCCATTCACCAGATAGCGATCTTCAGCTAGAAAAAGAACTACGCACTTTTTTAGCAAGCAAATGGGAAGTCGATGAAAATAAAATTGCAGTGCTAGTAAAAGGGAGGGAATGGGGGGATGCGCGAGCTCATTAA
- a CDS encoding exodeoxyribonuclease VII small subunit, protein MSEEKELTFEEAMQKLEEIVEKLEEGNVPLEQAISFFQEGMRLSKLCHDKLQHVEKQMEYILREDGQLAPFSIQEEE, encoded by the coding sequence ATGAGTGAAGAAAAAGAACTGACGTTTGAAGAAGCAATGCAAAAGTTAGAAGAGATCGTTGAAAAATTAGAAGAAGGAAACGTGCCGTTGGAACAGGCAATTTCTTTTTTTCAAGAGGGCATGAGACTTTCCAAGCTTTGCCACGATAAATTGCAGCATGTCGAAAAGCAGATGGAATATATTTTGCGAGAAGATGGACAGCTCGCTCCTTTCTCGATCCAGGAGGAGGAATAA
- a CDS encoding Asp23/Gls24 family envelope stress response protein, whose amino-acid sequence MSEHIFEMEQDHGALGKVEIAPEVIEVIAGIAASEVEGIAQMRGNFAAGVVERFGKKNHGKGVKVDLRDDGVAIDIYCLVQFGTSIPNVAKKVQENVRQALFNMTGLETSEINVHIVGIQFETAKQEQEVEQG is encoded by the coding sequence ATGTCAGAACATATTTTTGAAATGGAGCAAGATCATGGCGCATTAGGAAAAGTGGAAATTGCTCCAGAAGTGATTGAAGTAATCGCGGGGATCGCCGCCAGCGAGGTGGAAGGAATCGCGCAAATGCGCGGCAACTTTGCTGCCGGTGTTGTCGAGCGGTTCGGCAAGAAAAATCACGGCAAAGGCGTCAAAGTCGATTTACGGGATGACGGCGTCGCCATCGATATTTACTGCCTTGTCCAATTTGGTACGTCGATTCCGAATGTAGCCAAAAAAGTGCAGGAAAACGTCCGCCAAGCATTGTTTAACATGACAGGGCTGGAAACGAGCGAAATCAACGTTCATATTGTCGGTATTCAGTTTGAAACGGCAAAGCAGGAACAGGAAGTAGAGCAAGGATAA
- a CDS encoding polyprenyl synthetase family protein: MEVEQFLQRQKQRLEATLPRYIARLQAPDTLKRAMAYSLEAGGKRIRPLLLFATLHSFEKDPDIGLPVACAIEMIHTYSLIHDDLPSMDDDDLRRGKPTNHKVFGEAMAILAGDGLLTYAFQVIAEMKDDRIAPEVQIRLIEELAKAAGPEGMVAGQVADIEGEGRELSLAQLEYIHRHKTGKMLQYCVLAGALLAGASERQQRDLYEFASHLGLAFQIRDDILDIEGSEDKIGKRVGSDVEKKKVTYPSLLTMEGAKEKLALHITEAKRYLQKAGVKDDVLQYICDLVATRDH, translated from the coding sequence ATGGAAGTAGAACAATTTTTGCAGCGGCAAAAACAGCGTTTGGAAGCGACGCTGCCGCGTTATATCGCGAGGCTGCAGGCGCCTGACACGCTAAAGCGGGCGATGGCGTACTCGCTGGAAGCGGGTGGAAAGCGGATCCGTCCGCTGCTTCTGTTTGCCACTTTGCATTCGTTTGAGAAAGATCCGGATATTGGCCTTCCCGTTGCCTGTGCGATTGAGATGATCCATACATATTCATTAATTCATGACGACCTGCCGAGCATGGATGACGATGATTTGCGGCGCGGCAAGCCGACGAACCATAAAGTGTTTGGCGAGGCGATGGCGATTTTGGCTGGAGACGGATTGCTGACGTACGCGTTTCAAGTCATTGCGGAGATGAAGGATGACCGCATCGCGCCGGAAGTCCAAATTCGTTTAATCGAAGAACTGGCGAAAGCGGCGGGACCGGAAGGAATGGTGGCGGGACAAGTAGCTGATATCGAAGGAGAAGGTCGGGAGCTATCGCTTGCACAGCTTGAATATATCCATCGCCATAAAACCGGGAAAATGTTGCAATACTGCGTATTAGCAGGTGCGCTGCTTGCAGGAGCTAGTGAAAGACAGCAACGCGATCTATATGAATTTGCCTCCCATCTTGGCCTTGCTTTTCAAATTCGCGATGATATTCTCGATATTGAAGGCTCGGAAGATAAAATTGGTAAACGGGTCGGCAGCGACGTGGAAAAGAAAAAGGTGACATATCCGTCGTTATTAACGATGGAGGGAGCGAAAGAGAAATTAGCTTTGCATATTACCGAGGCCAAACGTTATTTGCAAAAAGCGGGAGTAAAGGATGACGTATTGCAATATATTTGTGATTTAGTCGCTACACGCGACCATTGA
- the spoIIIAG gene encoding stage III sporulation protein AG, translated as MRELIKRFFSSSKKEEGEQKKTPFSYIVLLLLVGVALMVMSHFSKQGEVASVHKETATEQPQQAEPTFGIKQETKPKVIAAYEERYEKELKAALEAIEGVEDVTVVVNLDTTETKILEKNRVSQQQTTEETDREGGKRKIENNSTNEEVVIVRDGDNETPIVLTTKKPEIRGVLVVAKGADNLQIKKWIVEAVTRVLNVPSYRVAVLPKK; from the coding sequence ATGCGCGAGCTCATTAAACGTTTTTTCTCATCGTCAAAAAAAGAAGAAGGCGAACAGAAGAAAACACCTTTTTCGTATATTGTTCTGCTGCTATTAGTTGGGGTTGCGCTCATGGTGATGAGCCATTTTTCGAAACAGGGAGAAGTGGCATCCGTTCATAAAGAAACAGCCACGGAGCAACCACAGCAAGCAGAGCCTACCTTTGGAATTAAACAAGAGACAAAGCCGAAAGTGATCGCCGCTTATGAAGAACGTTACGAAAAAGAGCTAAAAGCGGCGCTCGAAGCGATTGAGGGAGTAGAAGATGTCACTGTTGTCGTCAACCTTGATACAACCGAAACGAAAATATTAGAGAAAAACCGCGTTTCTCAGCAGCAGACAACGGAAGAAACGGACCGTGAAGGCGGAAAGCGGAAGATTGAAAACAATTCTACGAATGAGGAAGTTGTCATCGTCCGCGATGGCGATAACGAAACACCGATTGTCTTAACAACCAAAAAGCCGGAAATCCGAGGAGTGTTAGTAGTCGCGAAAGGTGCGGATAACTTACAAATAAAGAAATGGATTGTCGAGGCAGTGACGCGTGTGTTAAACGTTCCAAGCTACCGCGTTGCCGTATTGCCAAAAAAATAA
- the xseA gene encoding exodeoxyribonuclease VII large subunit, whose amino-acid sequence MAEVKYVTVGALTKYIKRKFDVDPHLRDLWIKGEISNFKYHSRGHMYFTLKDEQARIQAVMFAGYNQYLHFRPEDGMKVLVRGEISVYEPSGNYQIYVKEMQPEGIGNLYLAYEQLKKRLEAEGLFSPQHKKPLPAFPRYIGVVTSPTGAAIRDIITTIRRRYPIATIILFPTLVQGEHAAQSIVRSIQKANELGYIDVLIVGRGGGSIEELWAFNEEVVARAIFASEVPIISAVGHETDFTIADFVADLRAPTPTGAAELAVPHMTELIERISQRKVRLMRAMKEKIAMESERLSRLQKSYAFRYPEKLYEQKEQQLDALLERLQRHAERLLEKQRERLEQLRLTLLRYHPAEQLSRMKEKQQALAKTLEKEMRTIIHQHELRFTSLVSHLHALSPLKIMERGYSLVYNEKKELVKSIRQLQLGDTIQVRLQDGQIDCHVWGMEEKQLHE is encoded by the coding sequence GTGGCAGAGGTAAAATATGTAACCGTCGGAGCGCTGACGAAATACATTAAACGCAAATTTGACGTCGATCCGCATTTGCGCGATTTATGGATTAAAGGGGAAATTTCCAATTTTAAATATCACTCGCGCGGCCATATGTATTTTACGCTGAAAGATGAACAAGCCCGCATTCAGGCGGTCATGTTTGCCGGATATAATCAATATTTGCATTTTCGCCCGGAAGATGGCATGAAAGTGCTCGTCCGCGGCGAGATTTCCGTTTACGAGCCGAGTGGAAACTATCAAATTTACGTAAAAGAAATGCAGCCGGAAGGAATCGGGAATTTATATTTGGCGTATGAACAGCTAAAAAAGCGGCTTGAGGCGGAAGGATTGTTTTCGCCGCAGCATAAAAAGCCGCTTCCCGCCTTCCCTCGCTATATCGGAGTTGTCACTTCGCCGACCGGAGCGGCGATCCGTGATATTATTACAACGATTCGGCGCCGTTATCCGATTGCCACGATCATTTTGTTTCCGACGCTCGTTCAAGGGGAACATGCCGCACAATCAATCGTCCGTTCCATTCAAAAAGCGAATGAACTTGGCTACATTGATGTGCTGATTGTCGGGCGCGGAGGCGGCTCGATTGAAGAATTATGGGCGTTTAATGAGGAAGTTGTCGCCCGCGCCATTTTCGCTTCCGAAGTGCCGATTATTTCCGCGGTTGGCCATGAGACGGACTTTACGATCGCCGATTTTGTTGCCGACTTGCGCGCGCCAACCCCAACGGGCGCGGCGGAATTGGCCGTCCCTCATATGACCGAGCTGATTGAGCGCATTTCGCAGCGAAAAGTGCGGCTCATGCGCGCCATGAAAGAAAAAATCGCGATGGAATCGGAACGGCTGTCGCGTTTGCAAAAATCGTACGCCTTTCGATACCCGGAAAAACTGTATGAACAAAAAGAACAACAGCTAGATGCTTTGCTGGAACGATTGCAGCGCCATGCCGAGCGGCTGTTGGAGAAACAGCGCGAGCGGCTCGAGCAGCTTCGTTTGACATTATTGCGCTATCATCCCGCTGAACAGCTTTCGCGCATGAAAGAAAAACAGCAAGCATTGGCGAAAACGCTGGAAAAAGAGATGCGTACGATCATACATCAACACGAGCTTCGCTTTACATCGCTTGTTTCCCATTTACATGCGCTCAGTCCGCTGAAAATTATGGAGCGGGGTTATAGCTTAGTTTATAATGAAAAAAAGGAACTTGTAAAAAGCATTCGCCAGCTTCAACTAGGAGATACGATTCAAGTGCGCTTGCAAGATGGACAAATTGACTGCCACGTATGGGGAATGGAGGAGAAGCAGCTACATGAGTGA
- the dxs gene encoding 1-deoxy-D-xylulose-5-phosphate synthase has product MDVTKIENPRFLKNMSTNQLIELSADIRKFLIEKLSKTGGHIGPNLGVVELTIALHKEFDSPKDKLIWDVGHQSYVHKILTGRAAEFDTLRQYKGLSGFPKRNESEHDVWETGHSSTSLSAAMGMAIARDLKGTDEYIVPIIGDGALTGGMALEALNHIGHEKKDIIVVLNDNEMSIAPNVGALHNVLGRLRTAGKYQWVKDELELLLKRIPAVGGKLAATAERIKDSLKYLLVSGVFFEELGFTYFGPVDGHNFDDLLENLRYAKKTKGPVLLHVITKKGKGYSPAENDKVGTWHGTGPYKIETGDFLKPVETAPSWSELVSETVRKLARTDKRIVAITPAMPVGSKLEGFASEFPDRMFDVGIAEQHATTLAAGLATQGMKPFLAIYSTFLQRAYDQVVHDVCRQNLNVFFAIDRAGLVGADGETHQGVFDIAFLRHVPNLVIMMPKDENEGQHMVYTAIQYDDGPIALRFPRGNGLGVKLDEEFKEIPIGTWEVLREGSDLAILTFGTTISMALEAAEKLAKEKVSVKVVNARFIKPMDEKMLHDLLGSNMPILTIEEAVLQGGFGSAVLEFAHDHGYHQAVINRMGIPDRFIEHGSVKELLNEIGLTTSHIIDRVKTIIPKKQKRA; this is encoded by the coding sequence TTGGACGTTACGAAAATCGAAAATCCGCGCTTTTTGAAAAATATGTCAACAAACCAGCTCATTGAGCTAAGCGCAGATATTCGCAAATTTTTAATTGAAAAGCTGTCGAAAACAGGCGGGCATATCGGCCCAAACTTAGGGGTCGTTGAGCTAACGATTGCGCTTCATAAAGAGTTTGACAGCCCGAAGGACAAGTTAATTTGGGACGTCGGCCATCAGTCATACGTTCATAAAATTTTGACGGGACGTGCCGCCGAATTTGATACGCTTCGGCAATATAAAGGGTTATCCGGATTTCCCAAACGAAACGAAAGCGAACATGACGTATGGGAAACGGGACATAGTTCTACATCGCTATCCGCAGCGATGGGAATGGCAATTGCCCGCGATTTGAAAGGAACGGATGAATATATCGTGCCGATTATTGGCGACGGGGCATTGACAGGTGGCATGGCGCTTGAGGCGCTCAATCATATCGGACATGAGAAAAAAGATATCATTGTCGTTTTAAATGATAATGAAATGTCGATCGCTCCGAATGTCGGCGCGCTTCACAATGTGCTTGGGCGCCTGCGGACAGCGGGCAAGTATCAATGGGTAAAAGACGAACTAGAGCTTTTATTAAAACGAATCCCAGCTGTCGGCGGCAAATTGGCGGCGACGGCGGAGCGCATTAAAGACAGCCTGAAATATTTGCTTGTTTCCGGTGTTTTTTTTGAGGAATTAGGATTTACGTATTTTGGCCCTGTTGACGGCCATAATTTTGACGATTTGCTCGAGAATTTGCGTTACGCGAAAAAGACAAAAGGTCCGGTGCTTCTCCATGTGATTACGAAAAAAGGAAAAGGGTATAGTCCGGCAGAAAATGATAAAGTAGGAACATGGCACGGCACTGGCCCGTATAAAATCGAAACCGGCGATTTTCTAAAACCGGTGGAGACGGCCCCGTCGTGGAGCGAGCTCGTCAGCGAAACGGTGCGGAAACTAGCGCGCACCGATAAGCGAATTGTCGCGATTACACCGGCGATGCCGGTCGGCTCGAAATTAGAAGGGTTTGCGAGCGAGTTTCCAGACCGTATGTTTGATGTCGGAATTGCCGAGCAGCATGCGACAACGCTCGCGGCAGGACTGGCGACGCAAGGAATGAAGCCGTTTTTGGCGATTTATTCGACGTTTTTGCAGCGGGCATATGACCAAGTCGTTCATGATGTATGCCGGCAAAATTTAAACGTCTTTTTTGCGATTGACCGTGCCGGGCTCGTCGGTGCGGACGGCGAAACGCATCAAGGGGTGTTTGATATCGCCTTTTTGCGTCACGTTCCGAATCTTGTCATTATGATGCCAAAAGACGAAAACGAAGGCCAACATATGGTATATACGGCCATCCAATATGACGACGGGCCGATCGCGCTTCGCTTCCCGCGCGGCAATGGGCTTGGCGTGAAATTGGATGAGGAATTCAAGGAAATTCCGATCGGTACATGGGAAGTATTGCGTGAAGGAAGCGATCTGGCGATTTTAACATTCGGTACGACGATTTCCATGGCGCTCGAGGCGGCGGAGAAGCTAGCGAAAGAAAAAGTTTCGGTAAAGGTCGTCAACGCCCGCTTCATTAAACCGATGGATGAAAAAATGCTGCACGATCTGCTGGGAAGCAATATGCCGATTTTAACGATTGAAGAAGCGGTACTACAAGGCGGATTTGGCAGCGCCGTTTTGGAGTTTGCCCATGATCATGGCTACCATCAAGCGGTGATTAACCGCATGGGCATTCCTGATCGCTTTATTGAACACGGCAGTGTCAAAGAGCTGTTAAATGAAATCGGCTTAACCACTTCCCATATTATCGATCGCGTCAAAACGATCATACCAAAAAAGCAAAAAAGGGCATGA
- the accC gene encoding acetyl-CoA carboxylase biotin carboxylase subunit, which produces MIKKVLIANRGEIAVRIIRACKELGIETVAVFSEADREALHVQLADEAYCIGPTASKDSYLNFTNIMSVATLTGCDAIHPGYGFLAENAAFAELCRECNITFIGPSPEAITKMGIKDIARETMREAGVPVVPGSKGVIENIDEALAIANEIGYPVIIKATAGGGGKGIRVARNEQELIKGINITQQEAATAFGNPGVYIEKYIEDFRHVEIQVLADSYGNVIHLGERDCSIQRRLQKLVEEAPSPALDEETRKKMGEAAVQAARAVNYTGAGTVEFIFDYNAKKFYFMEMNTRIQVEHPVTELITGVDLIKEQIRIASGEKLSLTQEEVTFNGWAIECRINAENPSKNFMPSPGKIEMYLPPGGLGVRVDSAAYPGYTIPPYYDSMIAKLIVHAPTREEAIARMKRALSEFIIDGIHTTIPFHIKLFEHEKFVSGEFNTKFLELYDIMKS; this is translated from the coding sequence ATGATCAAAAAAGTATTAATTGCCAACCGTGGGGAAATCGCCGTTCGCATTATTCGCGCCTGCAAAGAGCTGGGAATTGAAACGGTGGCCGTTTTTTCTGAAGCGGACCGCGAGGCGTTGCACGTCCAGCTCGCCGATGAAGCGTACTGCATCGGACCGACCGCTTCCAAAGACAGCTATTTAAATTTCACCAACATCATGAGCGTCGCCACATTAACTGGATGTGATGCGATTCATCCGGGATACGGATTTTTGGCGGAAAACGCGGCGTTTGCTGAACTTTGCCGTGAATGCAATATCACATTTATCGGTCCGAGTCCGGAAGCGATTACAAAAATGGGGATTAAAGATATCGCCCGCGAGACGATGCGGGAAGCAGGGGTGCCGGTCGTTCCCGGATCAAAGGGCGTTATTGAAAATATCGACGAGGCGCTTGCCATTGCTAATGAAATCGGCTATCCGGTCATTATTAAAGCAACAGCGGGCGGCGGCGGTAAAGGCATTCGCGTAGCGAGAAATGAGCAAGAACTTATTAAAGGCATTAACATTACACAGCAGGAAGCTGCCACTGCGTTTGGCAACCCGGGTGTATATATTGAAAAATATATTGAAGACTTCCGCCATGTGGAAATTCAAGTGCTGGCTGACTCATACGGAAACGTGATTCATCTTGGCGAGCGGGATTGCTCGATTCAACGCCGTCTGCAAAAACTGGTCGAAGAGGCGCCATCACCGGCGTTGGATGAAGAAACGCGCAAGAAGATGGGGGAAGCGGCGGTACAGGCGGCCCGCGCAGTGAACTACACCGGTGCTGGCACGGTGGAATTTATTTTTGACTATAACGCCAAAAAATTCTATTTTATGGAAATGAACACACGCATTCAAGTAGAGCATCCGGTAACAGAGTTAATTACCGGAGTGGATTTAATAAAAGAACAAATCCGCATCGCTTCCGGCGAAAAACTGTCGCTGACTCAAGAGGAAGTCACCTTTAACGGCTGGGCGATCGAATGCCGGATTAATGCGGAAAATCCATCGAAAAACTTTATGCCATCGCCGGGCAAAATAGAAATGTATTTGCCGCCGGGAGGCTTGGGAGTACGGGTCGATTCCGCTGCTTATCCTGGCTATACGATCCCGCCTTATTACGACTCGATGATCGCGAAATTGATTGTGCACGCCCCTACGCGTGAGGAAGCGATCGCCCGCATGAAACGGGCGTTAAGCGAGTTTATCATCGATGGCATTCATACAACGATTCCGTTTCACATAAAATTATTTGAACACGAAAAATTTGTGAGTGGCGAGTTTAATACGAAATTTTTGGAACTATATGACATTATGAAGTCATGA
- the accB gene encoding acetyl-CoA carboxylase biotin carboxyl carrier protein, with protein sequence MKIQEIRELIRLIDQSNIDEFVYEQDGTKVHMKKAAAGAPVQAVVAAPLAEPVAKPAVEEAKPQVQAPVQAAHVQAETTQQETPKPKAENTENLHKITSPMVGTFYAAPSPDAPPYVKVGDKVQKDTVVCIIEAMKLFNEIEAEVNGEIVEVLVQNGQLVEYGQPLFLVKPE encoded by the coding sequence ATGAAAATCCAAGAAATCCGTGAACTGATCCGTTTAATTGATCAATCAAACATTGATGAATTTGTTTATGAACAAGATGGAACGAAAGTACATATGAAAAAAGCCGCAGCAGGGGCACCAGTCCAAGCAGTGGTTGCGGCACCGCTGGCAGAGCCGGTAGCGAAGCCAGCAGTAGAAGAAGCAAAACCGCAGGTACAGGCGCCAGTGCAAGCAGCTCATGTACAAGCGGAAACAACACAGCAAGAAACGCCGAAGCCAAAAGCGGAAAATACAGAAAACTTGCACAAAATCACTTCGCCGATGGTCGGTACGTTTTACGCTGCGCCGTCCCCAGATGCTCCACCATACGTCAAAGTGGGAGATAAAGTGCAAAAAGATACGGTCGTCTGCATTATTGAAGCGATGAAGCTGTTTAATGAAATCGAGGCAGAGGTAAACGGGGAGATTGTCGAAGTGCTTGTCCAAAATGGACAGCTTGTTGAGTATGGACAACCTCTATTTTTGGTCAAGCCTGAATAA
- a CDS encoding SpoIIIAH-like family protein: MLKKQTVWLLTMLSLVVVLSVYYVTAPKDMNDNIAFTSHEDATKQKESDKDQADVAVEEMETKDGKVTSSVSSDDVFTALRMQIEDERSRLRDQLNAIVASANATAQEKSEAMDKIEKLQALAEKEATLETLIKSKGGYEDVLVRAEDDQVRVTIKAKEHSKKSANEVIHMVKNEIPEANDVTVEFQPAG; this comes from the coding sequence ATGTTAAAGAAACAAACGGTTTGGCTATTAACGATGTTAAGTTTAGTCGTTGTTTTGTCGGTGTATTATGTAACGGCGCCGAAAGATATGAATGATAATATCGCTTTTACGAGCCATGAAGATGCAACGAAACAAAAAGAAAGCGATAAAGATCAAGCCGATGTGGCGGTAGAAGAAATGGAAACGAAAGATGGAAAAGTCACTTCCAGTGTTTCTAGCGACGATGTATTCACCGCGCTTCGCATGCAAATTGAGGATGAACGCAGCCGTCTGCGCGACCAATTAAACGCGATTGTCGCTTCTGCCAATGCCACCGCACAAGAAAAAAGCGAAGCGATGGATAAAATTGAAAAACTCCAAGCGCTAGCGGAAAAAGAGGCAACGTTAGAAACATTGATCAAATCGAAAGGCGGTTATGAGGATGTATTGGTGCGCGCGGAAGATGACCAAGTGCGGGTAACGATTAAAGCAAAAGAGCATTCCAAGAAATCGGCCAACGAAGTGATTCATATGGTAAAAAATGAAATTCCAGAAGCTAATGATGTAACGGTTGAATTTCAGCCAGCTGGGTAA
- the folD gene encoding bifunctional methylenetetrahydrofolate dehydrogenase/methenyltetrahydrofolate cyclohydrolase FolD, which yields MTAQIISGAELAKEIRGQLAKEIEELKQKGIEPGLAVILVGDDPASHSYVKGKQKACTEVGIRSTLLTFPATITEEFLLEKIRELNADPSVHGILVQLPLPKHINELKVIETISPAKDVDGFHPINVGRMMVGQKAFLPCTPYGVLVMVKSIGVDIAGKHVVVVGRSNIVGKPVGQLFLREHATVTYCHSKTNDLAAITRQADILIVAVGKARLIGADYVKPGAVVIDVGVNRLENGKLCGDVNFDEVKEVASYITPVPKGVGPMTITMLLHNTIEAAKELMHR from the coding sequence ATGACAGCACAAATCATTAGCGGCGCCGAGCTGGCAAAGGAAATACGAGGACAATTGGCAAAAGAAATAGAGGAGCTAAAGCAAAAAGGAATCGAGCCGGGGCTTGCAGTCATTCTTGTCGGTGATGACCCTGCTTCCCATTCTTACGTAAAAGGAAAGCAAAAAGCGTGTACGGAAGTTGGCATTCGTTCGACATTGCTGACGTTTCCGGCGACGATTACAGAAGAGTTTTTATTGGAGAAAATAAGAGAATTGAACGCTGACCCATCCGTGCACGGCATTTTAGTGCAACTTCCGCTTCCAAAACATATTAATGAGTTAAAAGTGATTGAAACGATTTCACCGGCAAAAGATGTCGATGGCTTCCATCCTATTAACGTCGGCAGAATGATGGTCGGCCAAAAAGCGTTTCTCCCTTGTACGCCATACGGTGTTTTAGTAATGGTGAAATCGATCGGCGTGGATATCGCAGGAAAACATGTGGTCGTTGTCGGCCGCAGCAACATTGTCGGCAAGCCGGTCGGACAGCTATTTTTGCGCGAGCATGCGACGGTGACGTATTGCCATTCGAAAACAAACGATTTAGCTGCCATTACGCGTCAGGCCGATATTTTAATCGTTGCTGTCGGCAAAGCGCGGTTGATTGGTGCCGATTATGTTAAACCAGGGGCGGTTGTCATTGATGTCGGCGTGAACCGTCTAGAAAACGGCAAGCTGTGCGGAGATGTAAATTTCGATGAAGTAAAGGAAGTAGCAAGCTACATTACGCCGGTTCCAAAAGGGGTCGGACCGATGACGATCACGATGCTGCTTCATAATACGATCGAGGCGGCAAAGGAGCTTATGCATCGGTAA